The DNA window GCCGACCTCACCGCCGAAGGAATAGCCCGGCTCGACTACCTCATCGCCTCACATGACGATGACGATCACATCGGCGGGATCTCCGAGGTCCTCCGGCACGTGACCATCGGCGAATTCGTGAACAATGGGCTGCCAGCCGACACCGAGACGGCTGCCCACCTCTGGAGCCTGCTGGCCGACCAGGGAATCCCAAGCCTGGCCGCGACCGCCGGGGATACCATCCCCCTCGACCCCGCAAATATCACCGTCTCGGTGCTGAACCCGCCGGCAGACCGCGGAACCGACCAGAACGAGGATTCGGTCGTCCTCAGGCTCATCTTCGGCAACCAGTCATTCCTGCTGACCGGCGACGCCGGGACCGAGGCAGAGGATCGAATCCTCGCCGTCGGCCAGCCGATCGCGTCTACCTACCTCAAGGTCGGGCACCATGGGAGCAGCACGTCGACAGGAACCGGATTTGTTAACGCTGTTAACCCAACGGTCGCCATCATCGAAGCCGGCCGGTTCAACCTCTTCCACCATCCAAACCAGGCCGTTGTGAAGCGGCTGCAGGAGAGTGGAGCCACTGTCTACACCACCGCCGAGAGTGGGACAGTCCGGGTCACGGCCACCCGCACGAATTCCCGCCTGGAGACCACCCAGGGACCCGAACTCCCGATCACCCTCCCCGGCTTCTCGCTGCCGCCCACCGATCCAGACTTCGACGGCACCTTCGAGGACGTGGACGGCAACCAGCAGCGCGACTTTGCCGACGTGGTCGCCTACTTCAACCAGATGGACTGGATCGAAGCGAACGAACCGGTGGACCGGTTCGACATCGACCGAAACGGCCAGGTGGACTTCGGCGACGTGATCCGCCTCTTCACCATCATCGACGAACCGATCGTCACCCCCACTCCAACGCCGTCGCCAACCCCGACCATGACACAGGAACCGGACTACACGCTCGTGATCACCGGCCTCGATCTGGCGAACGAATGGGTCTCGGTCCAAAACACCGGCGAAGCCCCGGTCGATCTCACGGGCTGCACCCTCTCGGATGCCGGCTCGACCCATGTATACACCTTTCCGTCATTCACCCTCGCTGCCGGGTCGACCGTGACCATCCATACCGGCAGCGGCCAGACCACCGGAACGGACCTCTTCTGGGGGCTCGGGTCGTCGGTCTGGAACAATGACGGGGATACCGCCGCCCTGAAGAGACCGAGCGGCACAGTGATCTCAACACTGACCCGACCGTGAGGGTTCAGATCTCCGTTCTCGTTTCGATCCGTCGAGCGGCATAATCGACAGCGCCCAGTACGGGCAGCACGATTCCAAGTTATTTATATAGATGAGGGGTAGAAAAGAACGTATCATAGTGATGGCGGACCTGCATGAACGAGAACACTGATTCAGTCCCGGTCGACGATGCCTTCCCCATCGTCGGTGTAGGTGCGTCTGCCGGCGGGCTTGAGGCCCTTGAGCAGTTCCTGAATGGTGTACCCCCAAAGAGCGGCATGGCCTTTGTGGTCGTCCAGCACCTCGACCCGACCCAGCCGGGTATGCTGCCCGAACTGCTGCAGCGTACCACCCCGATGCAGGTCATCCAGATCACGGACTCCCTGGTCATTCAACCCAACTGTGTCTACGTCATCCCGCCAGGCCATGACCTCTCCCTGCTCCACCGAACCCTCTTCCTGCTCGAACCGCACGCCCCACGGGGATTGCGCCTCCCGATCGACTTCTTCTTCCGTTCCCTGGCCGACGACCTGCACGAGAAGAGTATCGGCGTCGTTCTGTCTGGCATGGGCTCCGACGGCACGATCGGCCTGCGAGCGATCAAGGAAAAGGGAGGGCTTGTGATCGTCCAGGACCCCGCCTCCGCAAAATTCGACGGCATGCCCCGGAGTGCCATCGACGCGAGGCTGGCCGACATCGTCGCACCTGCCGAAGACCTGCCGGAGAAGATCCTCGCATTCGCCCGGCACCTGCCAGTCACCACCGAACCGGAGCCTCAGATCGAGTCAGGGGCAGAAAATGCCTTTGACAAGATCGTCATCCTGCTTCGGGCCCGCACCGGGCACGACTTCTCCCTGTACAAAAAGAACACTGTGAACCGGCGTATCGAGCGACGGATGGCGATCCACCAGATCGAGCGGATCGCCACCTATGTACGGTTTCTCCAGGAGAACCCCCCGGAACTCGACCTGCTCTTCAGGGAACTCCTGATCGGGGTAACCAATTTCTTCCGTGATCCGGCCGTCTGGGAAACGCTCGGAGACCGGGTGATCCCGGACCTCATCACAGCCTCGCCGGACGGCACTACGCTCAGAGCTTGGGTGGCCGGCTGCTCAACCGGCGAGGAGGCCTTCTCCCTCGCGATCGTCTTCCGGGAGGCCCTCGGGAACCAGTCGCCGGCGAAGCAGTGTACCCTGCAGATCTACGCCACCGACCTCGACACGGATGCCATCGACCAGGCGCGGATGGGATACTATCCCGAGACGATCGCGACCGATATTACGGAGGAGCGTCTGGACCGGTTCTTTGTCAAAGAGGAGAAGGGATACCGGGTCAGAAAGGAGATCCGGGAGATGGTGGTCTTTGCCCCACAGAACATTATCATGGACCCGCCGTTCACCAGGCTCGATCTTCTCAGCTGCCGGAACCTGCTGATCTACCTGGAACCGGAGATCCAGCGAAAACTGATCCCTCTCTTCCACTATGCCCTGAACCCGGGAGGCGTGCTGATCCTCGGCACGGCCGAATCCATCGGAACCTTCACCGATCTCTTCTCGTCGCTCGATGCCAAACTCAGGCTGTACCGTAAGGTCCAGCCTCCCCTGCCAGCACCATCGGTCGAATTCCCCACTGTCTTCTTCCCGCCCACCAACGGTACAGTCGATCCGCGACCGACACAAAAACCGGTGGTTAACCTGCAATCGCTGGCCGACCAGGTGATCCTGCAGCAGTATGCACCTGCGGCCGTGTTGACCAGTGATACCGGCGACATTCTCTATATCAACGGGCGAACAGGGCGGTTTCTCGAGCCGGCGGCCGGAAAGGCCAACTGGAATATCTTCGCCATGGCCCGCGACGGGCTGCGTTCCGAACTGGGAGGTGCGTTCCGACATGCACTCCTACAGGAGAAGCCGGTCGCCCTCAGAGGAGTCAGGATCGTGAGTGAGGGGGTGACCGTTCACACAGACGTCACGATTCAGAAACTCACCGAGCCCTCTCCCCTGAAGGGGCTGGTGCTGATCGTTCTCGCCGATGTGCCACCCACTCCGGAAGCGCCGGTGCGAGTCCGCCACACCGGCCGGCGCGAGGAGATGCTGGACCTGAAGGAAAGGCTCCGCCAGAGCGAAGAGGATCTCAGGATAACCCGGGAGGAGATGCAGTCCTCGCAGGAGGAGTTGAAGTCGACCAACGAGGAACTCCAGTCGACCAATGAAGAACTCCAGTCGACCAACGAGGAACTGACCACCTCCAAAGAGGAGATGCAGTCGCTCAACGAAGAACTCCAGACCGTCAACACAGAACTGGAGAGCCGGGTCGCCGATCTCTCGCATGTGAATGACGACATGAAGAACCTGTTGAATAGCACCAACATCGCGACGGTCTTCCTCGACAACCAGCTCAACCTGCGGTGGTACACAGCCGGGATGACAAAACTGGTCAACCTGCTCCCGGGTGATGTGGGCCGGCCAGTCACAGACATTGCGTCCGACCTCTTCTACCCGGACCTGATCAGGGATGCCGGGGAGGTGCTGCGAACCCTCATTCCCGTGGAAACAGAGGTCACAGTCAGGGACGGCCACCGATTCTCGGTCCATATCACACCCTACCGGACCCTCGAAAACAGGATCGATGGCGTGGTGATCACGTTCGCGGATATCACGGCCTTCCGGAGACTGGAACAGGAACTCTCCAGGGCCCGCACCTATGCCGAGGCGATCGTGGCGACGATACGGGAGCCGCTGCTCGTCCTCGACAGTGAAATGCACGTCGTGTCGGCGAACCGCTCGTTCTTCGAGACGTTTCAGGTCTCACAGAAGGAGGTCGAGGGCCGCGAACTCTCCACGCTCGGCGACGGGGAATGGGACATTCCTGAACTTCAGCGGCTGCTGGGGACGATCCTGCCGGAGAACGCAGTCTTCAGTGACTTACGGGTCGACCATATCTTCCCGACGATCGGACGACGCCTGATGCTGCTCAATGCCCGCCGGATCATCACCGAGGGAGGGAATACGGAACTGATTCTGCTCGCCTTTGAGGATGTGACCGATAGAGTGGGAGCGGACAGTCCATGAAACCAGACCGTGAGAAGTCACTGAATCCAACACCCTCTGACACAAACCGCCTCAGACAGCATGCCGAGGAGGCGTTAAAGACACAACCGACCCTATCGGACGCAGTACTTTCGCATGAGAAAGCGATCGCCCTGGTCCACGAACTGCAGGTCCATCAGATCGAACTGGAGATGCAGAACGAAGAACTGGCCCAGACCCGGGAAGAGGCTGAAACTCTGCGGGACCAGTACATCGATCTCTATGACTTTGCGCCGGTTGGCTATGTCACGCTCGATCCGGCCGGGATCATCCAGGAGGTGAACCTGACCGGATCGCTGCTACTGTCAATGAACCGGGGGGCCCTCATCGGCGCACGGTTCGGGGCGTTCCTCCACCTGGACTCCCGGCTCCCCTTCACGGCGTTCTGCGAGCGGGTGCGTCGCACCGGCATCACAGAGACCTGCGACCTGAAAATGCAGGGGCCGGCCGGAGACCGGGTCTGGTATGCCCATCTGGATGGGAGGGTCAAGCAAGCGGGGCCGAACAGCGACGGTCGGATCCGGCTGGCCTTCAGCGATGTCACCGAGAACAGAAGGGCGAACGAAGCAGCAGCCGAGAGCGAACTGCGCTTCCGGCGACTCTTCGAGACAATGCTTCAGGGCGTGGTCTACCAGAACGCTGACGGCCGAATCATCTCCATGAACCCCGCAGCCGAGCGAATCCTCGGGAAGAGTCCGGCCGAATTCATCAACCAGACCTCGGAGGATACCGAGCATCACACGATCCGCGAGGACGGCACGAAGTTCCTGGGCCTGGAACATCCGGCGATGGTGGCCCTCAGAACCGGAGAGGATATCAAGGATGTGGTGATGGGCGTGTTCAATCCCAGGGAGCAGGGCTACCGCTGGATCAGCATCGACGCCGTCCCTCTCTTCCATCCGAGCGAGAAGAGGCCCTACCAGGTCTACACAATCTTCGACGACATCACTGAGCGCAGAAAAGCCGAAGAGGTGCTCAGGGAGTATGGAGAGAAGGTGCAGGCGAGCAACGAGGAGCTCCAGCAATTCGCCTATGTCACCTCGCACGATCTGCAGGAGCCACTCAGAAACATCGTCAGTTTCAGCCAACTCCTCAACCGACGATATCAGGGCCGGCTCGACGCAGATGCGGATGAGTATCTCGGGTTCATCATCGAAGGCGGGCAGCGGATGCAGTTGTTGATCAAGGATCTGCTCCAGTTCTCTCAGGTCCAGACCACGGCCAGACCCCTGGAACAGGTGGACATGCACGGGGTCGTTGCCGACGTTCTTCGGATGATGGAGAGGCAGATCCGCGAAGCGAACGCGACCGTGACCATGGGCGACCTCCCGGCGATCATGGCTGACGCATCCCAGCTCGAGCAGGTCTTTACGAACCTCATAGGAAACGCCCTGAAGTACCGCCGGCACGACCTGCCCCCTGCGATCCAGATCTCAGCCGAGCGGATGAGGAAGTGCTGGCGTTTCGCTGTCGCGGATAATGGGATCGGGATCGCACCCGAGTTCTTCGATCGTATCTTTGTGGTCTTCCAGCGGCTCCATACGATAGAGGAGTTCGAGGGCACGGGGATCGGGCTCGCGATCGTCAAGAAGATCGTCGAACGACACGGCGGACGTGTCAGCGTCACGTCGGTGCCTGGCGAGGGGAGCACGTTCTTCTTCACCCTGCCGGCGGTGGAGATCCGCGCACGGTCACGGAATGTCTGATACCCAGTCATATCGGAATGGTCCATCTGGTACCGTGCGATCGTCCACAACTCCCCAGGATACTGCTCTCGCATATGGAGATGCAGGATCTCCCGGGAGAGAAAGAAGCCAAGCCCGGAATTTTTTTCAGAGCCGCGTTCGAAGAGATGCGGTCTGTAATCGGAGGATTCCGGGCCCCCGGAATCCACCGCTCTGCGTCCCTGATAATATGGACGTCAGGTGTTCTTCCCCGTGATACGCCACATACCTTTTGGCACCAGGATCTCAAACCGTGCCCCCGTGCCCGGCTCACCAATCTCATGAATGGCGATACCGGTAATATCAAGGATCTCCCGAGAGATGGCTAAGCCAAGCCCCGTATTCTTCCCAAATCCACGTTCAAAGATCTTCTCCTTATGCTCTGCAGGGACACCATCGCCATCGTCCTCACATACGATCAGAAGGTCATCGCCAGATTCCTGCACAAAGAACCGGATGGTCGTGATCGTTCCGCCGTATCGAACTGCATTATCCATCAGGTTGTAACAGACCTTGACTATCAGCAGGTCGGCGAATATCTCGGTACCAGCAGGGAGATCGTTCTTCATCATGACCTGTCCGAACGGGACTGTCCTGGCCGCAGTATTCACAAGTATTCGGATATCCTGCCAGACCGGGGCATTGACACCAATCGCTTCGTATTCTTTGGTGAACTGGATCATGGCGGAGATCCATTTCGTTGCAGTTGATATTTTCTCAAAATTCTCGCTGAATGCGAGATCCAACTGTGAATCTGCGATTATATTGAGATATCCCTGCAGCGCGGTGAGCTGGTTGTTGATATCATGACGGGTGATACTGAAAAGGAGGTTGAGTTTCCGGTTCGCCAGTTTTAATGCATCCTCCACCCGCTTCAGTTCAGTGATATCACGGACTGCAGCGAAGACACCCACAATTTTTCCCGATTCATCGCGGTACACCGTCGCATTGTACTGAACAGGAGTCACCCGACCATCCCGGTGCCGGATCTCCAGGGCATAATCCACGACAGTCCCGTCACGGAAGACCATCTTGTACCCGGCCTCTGCCCGGTCTGGTTCTGTAAAGTAATCTGAAAAATCGGTGCCGATCAGGTCAGCCCTTGGCATACCGGTTGCTTCTTCCGTGGCAGTATTCACATCCTGGATCTTCCCGTCACGGTTGATCGTTACGAGAGGATCGATGCTCGCTTCGATCAGGCTACGGTTATAGGCGCCAAGTTCGTGCAGTGCTTCTTCCACCCGCCTGCGATCGGAGATGTCCCGAACGATGGCTTGCAGGCAGTAATCTCCTCTGAGCACAATGCGGTTGAGGGTCATTTCGACATCGAAGGGGGTGCGATCATGACGGGCAAGAACCCCCTCGAAAAATTGGGGTTCTCCAGAGAAGGCGGCATCAATCTTCTCTTTTGCTTTTTCTGCTGAAAGACTTCCGTCAGGCTGTCGTTCAGGTAGAAATTCCACAGGGGAGTGTCCGATGATCTGGTCCCGGGGACAGGCATACATCACCTCGGTGCTGTGATTGCACTCCAGAAAGACCGTACGGTTCATGATGAAGATGGCATCGCTTGCACTTTCAAAGAGCGTCCGGAACTTCGCTTCGCTCTCCAAGAGTGCCTCTTCGGCATGTTTTCGTTCGCTGATGTCCCTGATGTTGCACTGGATAATTCTCCTGTCATCAACAAGGTAGACATTGCTGATGAACTCCACATTCATCGTCCTGCCCTGAATTGTCTCCAGGGGCAGATCTTCATATCGGATATACCCCTCTGTCTTCAGTTCAGTGAACGCTTTTTTTGCCAGGGATTTATCTTGGATAAATCCAAGTTCCCAGAGATGCTTCCCGAGGAAGTAATCCAGCGGGTATCCGAGCATATCCAGAATGAATTTGTTCGCATCGATGATCTCCCCGGTGTCCCCATTAAGGATCAGGATCGCATCCTGGGCTGTTTGAAACAGCCGACGGTACTTGAGTTCCGATCTCTTCAGGTCATCTTCGGCATGTTTTCGCTCGCTGATATCCCGGATGTTGCACTGAATAATTCTCTTGTCATCAACAAAGTAGATATTGCTGATGAACTCCACATTCATCGTCCTGCCCTGAATTGTCTCCAGGGGCAGATCTTCATATCGGATATACCCCTCTGTCTTCAGTTCAGTGAACGCTTTTTTTGCCAGGGATTTATCCTGGATAAATCCAAGTTCCCAGAGATGCTTCCCGATGAAGTAATCCAGTGGGTATCCAAGCATATCCAGAATAAATTTATTCGCATCGATGATCTCCCCGGTGTCCCCGTCAAGGATCAGGATCGCATCCTGGGCCGTTTGAAACAGACGCCGATACCGAAGTTCAGATCTCCTCAGTTCACCTTCAGCAGTTCTTCGTTTCTCTTCATGATCAAGCGTCGCGAGGGCAAACGAGATATCCCCGGACTGTTCATGAAGAAGCCGGATGATCCGGTCGGTAAAAAATCCCGGTTCGGCAGCAAAGAAGGTGAGAACACCGGCATTTTCCGTACCAAGTGCGAAGGGGAAGGCGGCAAGGGAACGATATCCCCGCTCGAGCGCTCCTTTGCGCCATGCCACCATGGCTGAATTATTTTCGATATCATTGCAGACATTGGATCTTCCTTCCCGGAATGCAGTTCCGGTCGGGCCCTGCCCGTGGGGCACGTCATCAGTCGATATCGAGATCGAATCCAGATAGCCTTCAACATGACCGGCCTGTGCAATGGGTTCAATGAGGTGTTTTTCATCATCGACGATTCCTGCCCAGGCCATCATAAAACCGCCATCGTCGACAACGATCCGGCAGATCTCCTTCAGCAGTTCCGTTCTGTCATGAATATGAACGATTGCCTTGTTTGTCGTGCTCAGCACCGAATAGAGCCGGTTGACGATGGTGACCTGCTGATCGGCCCGGCGATGTTCGACTGCCGCCTTAATCTTGTGCGTGAGCTCGGCAAACTGTGGTTTGGGTGCTCCTCCTTTCTGAAGATAAAAGTCTGCACCGTTTTCAAAGGCGTCGATTGCAACCTCCTCCCTGCCTCTGCCGGTGAAGAGGATGAACGGGATGGTCTTATTCGTCGTCCGGATCTTCTTTAAGAGTTCTATGCCATCCATTCCCGGCATCTGGTAATCGGAGACAACAGCCTGGATCTCATTGGATTTCATCAGATCGAGGGCGGCCGGAGCAGAAAGTGCAGTGGTGACCGAAAATTCGGTCGTCCGCTCGAGGTACAGTTTACCAATCTCGAGGAGTGCGGACTCATCATCTACATAGAGAACTGATATCATGAAAACAAAACCGGATGAAACTGATATTCATAGTAAACATCCGGTTATCGATAATAAATACTTCGCCTCTACGAAGGAGGAAACTATCAAAGAGATGCTCCATTATTTTTTCAAATCAGGAATATGGTTGGAATTTAGTTTTTTTAAGGTATTCAATAAGAGAAGAGAGGTATAAAATTAGGTGCAAATCAGCCGGAAAAATATCCTGCAGACCGGGGAAAAGAACCCATCCCCAGGCCCCACAGACCATCCATTGGAAGTGTGTATCACCTCGCCCGGAAAAACCCGCACCATATTCCTGAGATAACAAAAGACCGGGGTGTGGAGTTCTGAAAATCGACAGAGAGATAAAAATGAGACAGTGAAGCCTACTCCGTTCTCAACAGACAAAACTTTCGTCCGCTTTCAGTCGGAAAAGTCGCACACTGCTGCAAAGTCCCCCTGTGATCTCTCCGTCGCTGCCGCGATACACCGTTGCATTGCACCGAATATATATGGTATGCCGGTTGGGATGCCGGATCTCAAGCGGATGATCGATGCTTTTTCCCTGGAGATGATCTGACGATATCCCTCGCGTACCTTCTCCGGATCCGTACCGTGCTCAGAGAGATCGGTGCCAATCTGTTCATCCCCAGATATGCCAGTCACGTTCCCAGTGACGGTATTCACCTCCTGGATCGTTCTGTCAGGGCTGATCGTTACGAACGGATCGATGCTCACTTCGAAAAGGCTGCAGTTGTACGTGCCAAGCCAGTGGAGTACCCCCCTACCTGCGATCGGGAACCTCCCGAACGATGGCTTGCAGGCAGTAATCACCCTTGAGCACGATGCGGTTGAGAATCACATCGACATTGAAGGTGGTGTGATCATAACGGGTCTGGACCCACTCAAAAAACTGGGGCTCTCCAGAGAAGGCGGAATCAATCTTCTCTTTTGCTTTCTCAGTTGAAAGCCTTCCATCTGGCTGGCATTTCGGGGACAATGCCACAGGAGAACTGCCGAGGATCTGATCTCGGGAACAGCCAGATATCACCTCTGTATTGTGGTTGCAGTCCAGAATGACGGTGCTGTTCATGATGAAGACGGCATCGCTTGTATATTCAAAGAGCGTCCGGTACTGTGCTTCACTCTCCACAAGTGCATCTCTCACATGTCTTCGTGCGGTAATATCCCGGATGTTGCACTGGAAGATCTTCTTGTCACCCGCAAGGTAGACATGACTGATGAAATCAACGTCAATACTCCGACCGTCCTTTGTCTCCAGGGGCAGATCCTCGTACCGAATATAACCCTTCGTTTTCAGTTCAGCGAATGCATGCTGAGCGATGAATTTGTCCTTGATGAACCCGAGTTCCCAGAGATGTTTACCGATACAGTACTCAAGCGGGTACCCGAGCATATCGAGAATGAATCCATTTGCATCAATAATTTCACCAGTATCACCGTCAAGGATCAGGATCGCATCCTGTGCTGTTTCGAAGAGACGGCGGTACCGGATTTCAGATATCTTCAATGCATCCTGAAACACTTTCCTGCTGGTGATATCCCGGATGTTGCACTGGAAGATCTTCTTATCACCAACATAGTAGACATGACCAATGAAATCGACATCAATACTCCGCCCGTCCTTTGTCTCCAGAGGGAGGTCTTCATATCGGATGCGACCGTTTGTTTTCAGTTCAGCGAATGCGTGCTGAGCGATGGATTTGTCCTTGATGAACCCGAGTTCCCAGAGATGTTTGCCGATACAGTACTCAAGCGGGTACCCCAGCATATCGAGAATGAATGCATTTGCATCGATAATTTCACCGGCATCACCGTCAAGGATCAGGATCGCGTCCTGTGCCGTTTCGAAGAGGCGACGGTACCGGGTCTCTGATGTCTTCAATGCATCCTGAAACACTTTCCTGCTGGTGATATCCCGGATGTTGCACTGAAAGATCTTCTTATCGCCTACATTGTAGACATGGCTGATGAAATCGACAGTAATACTTCGCCCGTCCTTGGTCTCCAGAGGAAGATCCTCGTACCGGATATAACCGTTCGTCTTCAGTTCAGTGAATGCATGCTGAGCGATGGATTTGTCCCTGATGAACCCGAGTTCCCAGAGATTTTTGCCGATACAGTACTCAAGCGGGTATCCGAGCATATCGAGAATGAATGCATTTGCATCGATAATTTTACCAGTATCACCTTCAAGGATCAGGATCGCATCCTGTGCCGTCTCAAAGAGACGGCGGTACTGGATCTCTGATTTTTTAAGATTGTTTATGGCCGCTATTCGTTGCTCTTCATGATCCAGAATTCCAAGAGCAAACGAGATATCTCCGGATTGTTCATGAAGAAGCTCGATGATCTGATCGGTAAAAAAACCAGATTCCGAAGCGTAAAATGAGATTACACCGGCATTTCTGGTATCTAGAGCGAAGGGGAAGGCAGCGAGCGAACGATAACCCCGCTCAAGCGCTCCTTTGCGCCACAGAGCCATCTTCGGATCGCTTTCGATATCATTACAGACCGTGAACATTCCCTTGCGGAATGCAGTTCCGGTCGGACCTTGACCAAGGGGTATATCATCGGTCGATATCAACATCTGATCGAGAAAACCTTCGACATATCCAGCCTGTGCAATGGGTTCGATGAGGTGCTTTTCACCATCGAAAAATCCTGCCCAGGCCATCGTAAAACCGCCGTCATCGACAACGATCCGGCAGATCTCGTTCAACAGTTCCTTTTTATCATGGATACGAACGATTGCGTGGTTTGTCGCACTGAGCACCGTATAGAGCCGCTGGAGGGCGATGACCTGGAGATCAGCCCGGCGATGATTGACTGCTGCCTTAATCTTATGTGAAAGTTCGGCAAACTGTGGTTTGGGCGCCCCACCTTTCTGGAGATAAAAATCCGCACCGTTTTCAAAAGCCTGAATAGCGATCTCTTCCCTGCCCCTGCCGGTGAAGAGGATGAACGGGATGGATTTATTCATCGCCCTGACCGCTTTTAATAACTCAATACCATCCATCCCCGGCATCTGATAATCAGAGACAATGGCCTGGATATCATTAGATTTCATCAGGTCGAGGGCAGCCCGAGCAGATGATGTCGTGATCACGGAAAAATCAGTCGTCCGCTCGAGGTACAGTTTTCCAATGTCGAGGAGGACGGACTCATCGTCTACATAAAGAACCGATATCGTAGAAACCAACTCGAGGGAATCACTATTTCAAAAGGAATATCCATGAGCAGCCATCCTGGCATCACTAACAACGTCATATGTCCCGACACAAAGACTATTCTCTTATGCAATAGACGCCTGATCTCACGGCTGATTATTTATAATTTCCGTATAACCCTCTGTATCCGGAATGGAGATGATCGGGTGCCTGTTGACAGGTCATCGCGAAGAGAGCAGTACCCTGCCGGCCCTTCTGGAAGAACACCCATCTTCCCAAAAGAGTATTTAAGGATCCAG is part of the Methanosphaerula palustris E1-9c genome and encodes:
- a CDS encoding chemotaxis protein CheB, translated to MNENTDSVPVDDAFPIVGVGASAGGLEALEQFLNGVPPKSGMAFVVVQHLDPTQPGMLPELLQRTTPMQVIQITDSLVIQPNCVYVIPPGHDLSLLHRTLFLLEPHAPRGLRLPIDFFFRSLADDLHEKSIGVVLSGMGSDGTIGLRAIKEKGGLVIVQDPASAKFDGMPRSAIDARLADIVAPAEDLPEKILAFARHLPVTTEPEPQIESGAENAFDKIVILLRARTGHDFSLYKKNTVNRRIERRMAIHQIERIATYVRFLQENPPELDLLFRELLIGVTNFFRDPAVWETLGDRVIPDLITASPDGTTLRAWVAGCSTGEEAFSLAIVFREALGNQSPAKQCTLQIYATDLDTDAIDQARMGYYPETIATDITEERLDRFFVKEEKGYRVRKEIREMVVFAPQNIIMDPPFTRLDLLSCRNLLIYLEPEIQRKLIPLFHYALNPGGVLILGTAESIGTFTDLFSSLDAKLRLYRKVQPPLPAPSVEFPTVFFPPTNGTVDPRPTQKPVVNLQSLADQVILQQYAPAAVLTSDTGDILYINGRTGRFLEPAAGKANWNIFAMARDGLRSELGGAFRHALLQEKPVALRGVRIVSEGVTVHTDVTIQKLTEPSPLKGLVLIVLADVPPTPEAPVRVRHTGRREEMLDLKERLRQSEEDLRITREEMQSSQEELKSTNEELQSTNEELQSTNEELTTSKEEMQSLNEELQTVNTELESRVADLSHVNDDMKNLLNSTNIATVFLDNQLNLRWYTAGMTKLVNLLPGDVGRPVTDIASDLFYPDLIRDAGEVLRTLIPVETEVTVRDGHRFSVHITPYRTLENRIDGVVITFADITAFRRLEQELSRARTYAEAIVATIREPLLVLDSEMHVVSANRSFFETFQVSQKEVEGRELSTLGDGEWDIPELQRLLGTILPENAVFSDLRVDHIFPTIGRRLMLLNARRIITEGGNTELILLAFEDVTDRVGADSP
- a CDS encoding sensor histidine kinase — its product is MKPDREKSLNPTPSDTNRLRQHAEEALKTQPTLSDAVLSHEKAIALVHELQVHQIELEMQNEELAQTREEAETLRDQYIDLYDFAPVGYVTLDPAGIIQEVNLTGSLLLSMNRGALIGARFGAFLHLDSRLPFTAFCERVRRTGITETCDLKMQGPAGDRVWYAHLDGRVKQAGPNSDGRIRLAFSDVTENRRANEAAAESELRFRRLFETMLQGVVYQNADGRIISMNPAAERILGKSPAEFINQTSEDTEHHTIREDGTKFLGLEHPAMVALRTGEDIKDVVMGVFNPREQGYRWISIDAVPLFHPSEKRPYQVYTIFDDITERRKAEEVLREYGEKVQASNEELQQFAYVTSHDLQEPLRNIVSFSQLLNRRYQGRLDADADEYLGFIIEGGQRMQLLIKDLLQFSQVQTTARPLEQVDMHGVVADVLRMMERQIREANATVTMGDLPAIMADASQLEQVFTNLIGNALKYRRHDLPPAIQISAERMRKCWRFAVADNGIGIAPEFFDRIFVVFQRLHTIEEFEGTGIGLAIVKKIVERHGGRVSVTSVPGEGSTFFFTLPAVEIRARSRNV
- a CDS encoding PAS domain S-box protein; its protein translation is MISVLYVDDESALLEIGKLYLERTTEFSVTTALSAPAALDLMKSNEIQAVVSDYQMPGMDGIELLKKIRTTNKTIPFILFTGRGREEVAIDAFENGADFYLQKGGAPKPQFAELTHKIKAAVEHRRADQQVTIVNRLYSVLSTTNKAIVHIHDRTELLKEICRIVVDDGGFMMAWAGIVDDEKHLIEPIAQAGHVEGYLDSISISTDDVPHGQGPTGTAFREGRSNVCNDIENNSAMVAWRKGALERGYRSLAAFPFALGTENAGVLTFFAAEPGFFTDRIIRLLHEQSGDISFALATLDHEEKRRTAEGELRRSELRYRRLFQTAQDAILILDGDTGEIIDANKFILDMLGYPLDYFIGKHLWELGFIQDKSLAKKAFTELKTEGYIRYEDLPLETIQGRTMNVEFISNIYFVDDKRIIQCNIRDISERKHAEDDLKRSELKYRRLFQTAQDAILILNGDTGEIIDANKFILDMLGYPLDYFLGKHLWELGFIQDKSLAKKAFTELKTEGYIRYEDLPLETIQGRTMNVEFISNVYLVDDRRIIQCNIRDISERKHAEEALLESEAKFRTLFESASDAIFIMNRTVFLECNHSTEVMYACPRDQIIGHSPVEFLPERQPDGSLSAEKAKEKIDAAFSGEPQFFEGVLARHDRTPFDVEMTLNRIVLRGDYCLQAIVRDISDRRRVEEALHELGAYNRSLIEASIDPLVTINRDGKIQDVNTATEEATGMPRADLIGTDFSDYFTEPDRAEAGYKMVFRDGTVVDYALEIRHRDGRVTPVQYNATVYRDESGKIVGVFAAVRDITELKRVEDALKLANRKLNLLFSITRHDINNQLTALQGYLNIIADSQLDLAFSENFEKISTATKWISAMIQFTKEYEAIGVNAPVWQDIRILVNTAARTVPFGQVMMKNDLPAGTEIFADLLIVKVCYNLMDNAVRYGGTITTIRFFVQESGDDLLIVCEDDGDGVPAEHKEKIFERGFGKNTGLGLAISREILDITGIAIHEIGEPGTGARFEILVPKGMWRITGKNT
- a CDS encoding lamin tail domain-containing protein, producing the protein MVDPLRYLLPILLLVLLIIPAAAHDPGTLTVSFLDVGQGDAILVQAPNDRAMLVDAGEAWAGPTVSADLTAEGIARLDYLIASHDDDDHIGGISEVLRHVTIGEFVNNGLPADTETAAHLWSLLADQGIPSLAATAGDTIPLDPANITVSVLNPPADRGTDQNEDSVVLRLIFGNQSFLLTGDAGTEAEDRILAVGQPIASTYLKVGHHGSSTSTGTGFVNAVNPTVAIIEAGRFNLFHHPNQAVVKRLQESGATVYTTAESGTVRVTATRTNSRLETTQGPELPITLPGFSLPPTDPDFDGTFEDVDGNQQRDFADVVAYFNQMDWIEANEPVDRFDIDRNGQVDFGDVIRLFTIIDEPIVTPTPTPSPTPTMTQEPDYTLVITGLDLANEWVSVQNTGEAPVDLTGCTLSDAGSTHVYTFPSFTLAAGSTVTIHTGSGQTTGTDLFWGLGSSVWNNDGDTAALKRPSGTVISTLTRP